A section of the Zygosaccharomyces rouxii strain CBS732 chromosome B complete sequence genome encodes:
- the SAS3 gene encoding histone acetyltransferase (similar to gnl|GLV|KLLA0E20009g Kluyveromyces lactis KLLA0E20009g and weakly similar to YBL052C uniprot|P34218 Saccharomyces cerevisiae YBL052C SAS3 Histone acetyltransferase catalytic subunit of NuA3 complex that acetylates histone H3 involved in transcriptional silencing homolog of the mammalian MOZ proto-oncogene sas3 gcn5 double mutation confers lethality) — protein MRKGMIDRKKINGDRNGLVHHRANSKNRMLKELELTDNIYSKLASDIKDHPDDIRIKRGSAALERDLDFWKMPETLEDANSLNPNVQFLSSNDNPSKDVDYKYGKISIRYQPLKLLNFQRLLSDSTPVNSSDWNSERYSHDFDIYESEDLINMLDNDSTIPYRSAIAQKKDYSTTRTIPSIKDREFFQNLLTQSSTARYFDANVFLADHDDEGDVLTTNTKPTKRRFRKNVDRKDARTNSIEYIYLRDFEIKTWYTTPYPEEYNRNKILYVCEYCLKYMNSRYIYHRHELKCTHFRPPGNEIYRDGKISVWEIDGRENVIYCQNLCLLAKLFLNSKTLYYDVEPFIFYVLTEREDVGTGIPKFHLVGYFSKEKLNSTDYNLSCILTLPIYQRKGYGHFLMEFSYLLSRREFKWGTPEKPLSDLGLLSYRNYWKVKCAQVLVDLKILLQNSDFSNLQISLVEMSNLTGMIPTDVVFGLEQLKVLVRRTKSDGKVQYAIKIDSWQRIEKICQNWNTKDYCKLDPSKLVWKPMIFGPSCGVNAVGTMVETTTGATRNTSGINDHQEDFFKKSMSMLVNFMKDDIGDPRSMEVAARQKIIDRINIKHDDDNYGSNLREIGNWELCYEEPHLQVNGNTNHVKSKWNGNSKQDLRTTNQGLVEDDLQYQSIDDASKPTGDDNGDDYSEKGEESFHSALEEEEDNDDGDVDVDEEDAEAVEDDDDDDDDNDDDDDDEEDEEIMSTRRSHRLRHLRESQSQPIRHHLRGRATSYDKDI, from the coding sequence CCgaaactttggaagatgccAACAGTTTAAATCCAAACGTTCaatttttatcatcgaATGATAACCCATCAAAGGACGTTGATTATAAATATGGGAAAATTTCGATACGTTATCAACCATTAAAACTGCTAAATTTCCAAAGACTTCTGTCAGATTCAACACCTGTAAATTCATCAGATTGGAACTCTGAACGTTATAGTCATGATTTTGACATTTACGAATCAGAAGATTTGATAAATATGTTAGACAACGATAGTACGATACCGTATAGATCTGCTATTGCCCAAAAGAAAGACTATTCTACAACAAGAACTATACCCAGTATCAAGGATCGtgaattcttccaaaatttaCTCACTCAATCGTCCACAGCTAGATATTTTGACGCCAATGTGTTTTTAGCTGATCATGACGATGAAGGTGATGTTCTAACAACGAATACAAAACCCActaaaagaagatttagaaaaaacGTGGACCGAAAGGATGCACGCACCAATTCGATTGAATACATCTATCTaagagattttgaaattaaaactTGGTATACAACACCTTACCCAGAGGAGTACAACAGAAATAAAATACTCTACGTTTGCGAGTACTGTTTGAAGTATATGAATTCAAGATATATCTACCATAGACATGAATTGAAATGTACCCACTTTAGACCTCCAGGTAATGAAATTTATCGTGATGGTAAAATATCAGTTTGGGAAATCGATGGTCGTGAAAATGTAATTTATTGTCAAAATTTGTGTCTACTGGCGAAATTGTTTCTAAACTCCAAAACTCTTTACTACGATGTGGAGCCGTTCATTTTTTACGTTCTAACTGAAAGAGAAGATGTTGGCACAGGTATACCTAAATTTCATTTGGTTGGttatttttccaaagaaaagtTAAACTCCACGGATTACAATTTAAGTTGTATTCTGACTCTACCAATATATCAACGTAAGGGGTATGGTCATTTCCTTATGGAGTTTTCATACTTGTTATCAAGAAGAGAGTTCAAATGGGGGACACCTGAAAAACCACTATCAGATTTGGGATTATTATCCTACAGAAATTATTGGAAAGTTAAATGTGCACAAGTACTTGTAGATTTAAAAATACTTTTGCAAAACTCtgatttttccaatttacaaATAAGTTTAGTAGAAATGTCCAACCTAACTGGCATGATCCCTACGGATGTCGTATTTGGATTAGAACAATTGAAAGTGCTAGTACGACGTACAAAAAGTGATGGTAAGGTCCAATATGCTATAAAGATCGATTCATggcaaagaattgaaaaaatatgccAAAATTGGAATACAAAAGATTACTGTAAATTAGATCCATCAAAATTAGTTTGGAAACCAATGATTTTTGGACCATCTTGCGGTGTGAATGCAGTAGGAACTATGGTAGAGACCACTACTGGTGCTACTCGTAACACAAGTGGTATTAACGATcatcaagaagattttttcaagaaaagtaTGTCGATGTTGGTAAACTTTATGAAGGATGATATCGGTGATCCGAGATCCATGGAAGTGGCTGCACGGCAAAAGATAATCGATAGAATTAATATTAAGCATGACGATGATAATTATGGTAGTAATTTACGGGAGATAGGCAATTGGGAATTGTGCTATGAAGAACCTCATTTGCAGGTCAATGGTAATACGAACCACGTTAAATCAAAATGGAATGGTAATTCAAAACAAGATCTTCGAACGACCAACCAGGGTTTggttgaagatgatttacAATATCAAAGCATCGATGACGCAAGTAAACCGACCGGAGATGACAATGGCGATGATTACAGCGAAAAGGGGGAAGAGAGCTTCCATTCTGCGCtagaagaggaagaagacAATGATGATGGAGATGTAGAtgtagatgaagaagatgcagaAGCTGTcgaggatgatgatgatgatgatgatgacaacgatgatgacgatgatgatgaagaggacGAAGAGATAATGAGTACAAGGCGAAGCCATAGGCTGCGTCATCTACGGGAATCTCAGTCGCAACCTATTAGGCACCATCTGCGCGGGAGAGCAACAAGCTATGACAAAGACATATAA
- a CDS encoding SANT/Myb-like DNA-binding domain-containing protein (weakly similar to uniprot|P40059 Saccharomyces cerevisiae YER088C DOT6 Protein of unknown function involved in telomeric gene silencing and filamentation), whose translation MTVSKSAIPSLPSANLSIVSSHPHPPLRSHHLKNQSTVSTSVTKATVDTTSTASNTGSQPVSDGKSDTMAVRELAAATSSAAHSSNGSSESGSPGPDTKSLSSSAKNPSSWDPQDDILLRHLKEIRKLGWKDISQYFNNRTPNACQFRWRRLKSGNLKTTKSSSETDSMAAGVQMDDSNSSPAVAAAAAAAAAAAATAALNASPQVKQEDRLSPAIPIPNGSGSFDLNSANSHTINFGQSPCSQSPFSGVQYTNSTPLNNFHNSNNHTSHENDNGAGSNHQRMRSHSHSFSKPFNNTNNITAVSGKDEHGTSEDENIGFIPKIIVRSRRNSFVHPQSVPSVASQQHHQQQPSLSQSLQQTPSHLSSAFNTTLNTTKSRKNSFASRSRRSSFSVAGSTTPSRRSSIIAAPNSLSGMFGSQTGSSTPKLVRRDSVVKKEFYPHRSASVSASFMDLPPAAASIAPPTHRRLSRTHCKPSLSNQFQQHKWQQPPQLPQYQQHYQTQNNSNGNSQSNNVQRWSTDEDQLLSENSSRNLSLMELSILLPNRSEQEIQWRLDTMFSEKSLTASNEHSQSPLNSPRKSVTPEDTAIDEDTCDERDQADDDDDEMDNMSIEQVDEDSPPTFTSKEATPASIISSTTTKEEDLSDGSSSRSRNRSEDMAKNTLENNCLPPNGASKPSAYSTTATTLPSINSILKGTL comes from the coding sequence ATGACAGTCTCTAAATCAGCTATTCCCTCTCTGCCTTCTGCGAATCTCTCAATAGTGAGCTCGCATCCTCACCCGCCGTTACGTTCTCATCACTTGAAGAATCAGTCTACGGTATCTACTTCTGTTACAAAAGCCACAGTGGATACAACTAGCACCGCTAGTAATACAGGTTCTCAACCTGTGAGCGATGGTAAGAGTGACACGATGGCTGTTAGAGAATTGGCTGCTGCTACTTCTTCTGCTGCTCATAGTAGCAACGGCTCGTCGGAATCAGGTTCACCAGGGCCTGATACCAAATCGTTGTCGTCGTCTGCGAAAAACCCATCTTCTTGGGACCCACAAGATGATATCTTGTTGAGGCATTTGAAAGAGATTAGAAAGTTGGGATGGAAAGATATATCCCAGTATTTTAACAATAGAACTCCCAATGCTTGTCAGTTTCGTTGGAGAAGGCTCAAGTCTGGTAATTTAAAGACTACGAAATCCTCGTCAGAAACTGACTCGATGGCGGCAGGTGTTCAAATGGATGATTCGAACTCTTCTCCTGCAGTAGCTGCTGCTGCAGCGGCAGCTGCGGCGGCAGCGGCAACGGCCGCTTTAAATGCATCTCCTCAGGTTAAACAAGAGGATCGGTTGTCTCCCGCAATTCCTATCCCCaatggtagtggtagtTTTGATCTTAACAGTGCTAACAGCCATACGATCAATTTTGGTCAGTCACCATGCTCTCAATCACCTTTCTCTGGAGTTCAGTACACCAACTCCACACCTCTCAACAATTTccacaacagcaacaatCATACCAGCCATGAAAACGATAACGGAGCGGGCTCCAATCATCAACGAATGAGATCTCATTCTCACTCTTTCTCAAAACCATTCAACAACACCAATAATATAACCGCTGTTAGTGGTAAAGATGAACATGGCACTTCAgaggatgaaaatattggatTTATTCCCAAAATTATAGTTcgatcaagaagaaattcattTGTTCATCCTCAAAGTGTTCCTTCTGTGGCGAGCCAACAgcatcaccaacaacagcCTTCATTATCACAGTCGTTACAACAGACACCATCACATTTATCGTCGGCTTTCAACACCACCTTAAATACAACAAAATCCAGGAAAAACTCGTTTGCAAGTCGTTCTAGAAGGTCGTCATTTAGTGTGGCAGGCAGTACAACACCATCGAGAAGATCTTCAATTATAGCGGCACCAAATTCGTTATCAGGAATGTTCGGCAGTCAAACAGGATCTTCGACTCCAAAGCTGGTTAGAAGAGATTCTGTCGTTAAGAAAGAATTCTATCCACATCGTTCAGCATCTGTATCTGCAAGTTTCATGGATTTACCTCCAGCTGCAGCATCCATTGCACCTCCAACTCATAGAAGATTATCAAGAACTCATTGTAAGCCGTCGTTATCAAATCAGTTCCAACAGCACAAGTGGCAACAACCTCCACAGCTACCACAATATCAACAACACTACCAAACTCAAAATAATTCAAACGGGAATTCTCAAAGTAACAATGTACAACGCTGGTCAACAGACGAGGATCAATTATTAAGTGAAAACAGTTCGAGAAATTTGAGTTTGATGGAGTTATCCAttcttttaccaaataGGTCAGAACAGGAAATTCAATGGAGATTGGATACAATGTTCAGTGAAAAATCACTAACAGCGTCAAATGAACATTCACAATCACCATTGAATTCACCACGTAAATCGGTTACACCTGAAGATACtgccattgatgaagatacttGTGATGAAAGGGACCAAGccgatgacgatgacgatgaaatGGATAATATGAGTATTGAACAggttgatgaagattcacCGCCGACCTTTACGTCCAAAGAGGCAACACCTGCATCAATAATATCATCTACAACTACAAAGGAGGAAGATCTATCTGATGGCTCTTCCTCTAGAAGCCGTAATCGTTCAGAAGACATGGCTAAAAATACTTTGGAAAACAACTGTCTTCCTCCTAACGGGGCGTCTAAACCAAGTGCATATTCTACAACAGCTACAACTTTACCCAGTattaattcaattctcaAGGGAACTTTGtga
- a CDS encoding 3'-5'-exodeoxyribonuclease (similar to uniprot|P34220 Saccharomyces cerevisiae YBL055C Hypothetical ORF), translated as MAWKMCKKYYDIGLNLTDGMFQGVYNGKKYHSSDIVQVLNRASKIGVKEALLTGSSIVESQQAAQLAHQYSTEELQLGYTVGVHPCCANEFAQYDATIGNPSNDEESNERIAVKVKENPSIAHKKLDELYRLTKDSLSDGRFRAIGEIGLDYDRLFYASREMQLMFFEEQLKLSCLVGQHLPLFLHMRTSCSDFINIMQKFINGFQDHEDRFSWSQRCNVEKPIRYQFLPDRKFVTHSFTGTPQELTQLLSISPNSFVGLNGCSLRNEENMQCCKDVPLERLLLETDAPWCDIRRTHESYKYLNNYEIPFKSVKKDKLSKLENIEDTMVKGRNEPCTMEQVARVVASAKGLDLSLVVDRVWENSINVYGNTTGNK; from the coding sequence ATGGCATGGAAAATGTGTAAAAAGTACTATGATATTGGATTAAATCTTACTGATGGCATGTTTCAAGGTGTCTACAATGGTAAGAAGTACCATTCGAGCGATATAGTGCAAGTTCTCAACAGAGCCTCTAAAATTGGTGTCAAAGAGGCACTTTTGACAGGATCTAGCATTGTAGAATCCCAGCAGGCGGCGCAATTGGCTCATCAGTACAGCACTGAAGAATTGCAGCTCGGGTATACTGTTGGTGTTCACCCCTGCTGTGCAAATGAATTTGCACAGTATGATGCAACCATTGGTAATCCATCAAACGACGAGGAATCAAACGAAAGGATAGCTGTCAAGGTGAAGGAGAACCCTAGTATAGCGCACAAGAAACTGGATGAATTGTACAGATTAACCAAGGATTCCCTTTCCGATGGTAGATTTCGTGCAATTGGTGAGATTGGCTTGGACTATGATAGGTTGTTCTATGCATCTCGTGAAATGCAGCTGATGTTTTTCGAAGAGCAGCTGAAACTGAGCTGTTTAGTGGGACAACACTTACCACTTTTCTTACATATGCGTACAAGTTGTTCagattttatcaatattatGCAAAAATTTATTAATGGATTTCAAGATCATGAAGATAGATTTTCCTGGAGCCAAAGATGCAACGTAGAAAAGCCAATTCGTTATCAATTTTTACCAGATCGTAAATTTGTCACACATTCATTTACTGGTACTCCACAGGAATTGACACAGTTgttatcaatttcaccaaacaGTTTTGTGGGTCTTAATGGTTGTTCGTTAAGAAACGAGGAAAATATGCAATGTTGTAAAGATGTTccattggaaagattgCTTCTCGAAACTGATGCACCTTGGTGTGACATTAGGCGCACGCATGAGTCCTACAAATATCTGAATAACTATGAAATACCGTTTAAGTCGGTtaaaaaggataaattATCGAAGTTAGAGAATATTGAAGATACAATGGTTAAAGGTCGTAACGAACCTTGTACCATGGAGCAAGTTGCGCGTGTTGTAGCCAGTGCTAAAGGTTTAGATCTATCGCTTGTGGTGGATCGTGTCTGGGAAAATAGTATCAATGTATATGGTAACACTACCGGTAACAAATAA
- a CDS encoding PP2C family serine/threonine-protein phosphatase (similar to uniprot|P34221 Saccharomyces cerevisiae YBL056W PTC3 Type 2C protein phosphatase dephosphorylates Hog1p (see also Ptc2p) to limit maximal kinase activity induced by osmotic stress dephosphorylates T169 phosphorylated Cdc28p (see also Ptc2p) role in DNA checkpoint inactivation) — translation MGQILSNPVIDKEHHTGEDQLTGFGLCAMQGWRMSMEDAHVVQLNIAGKNVKDHIAFYSIFDGHGGASVAQFCGEKIGSILQKQPTFDKGQLGQSLIDTYLTADEDLLKDPVLRNDYSGCTATSILVSQEQQLVVCANAGDSRTVLSTDGRAKALSYDHKPTLASERSRIVAAKGFVEMDRVNGNLALSRAIGDFEFKSNQELPPQEQIVTAFPDIMEHKLNYDKDEFVILACDGIWDCLSSQECVDLVHYGINQKKYSLNDISSRIIDVCCSPTTEGTGIGCDNMSITIVALLKPGENLGKWFERIRSKKHQTPVSFESKRRSIFTYYQFPKEDANVFEVTTKRPQDRFTQESVQDLGEDNMEIDDESNEVKRQAASSSGESGGNGPVDLFSLEALLGAGGIQISQGPNNVSYIHGSALSDMLSSLSNAAAGEMVPEDEEDESNNDKGARNEDSKDKKDDESGGKKIEEVKE, via the coding sequence ATGGGACAAATTCTATCAAATCCGGTGATCGATAAGGAACACCATACTGGGGAGGACCAGTTAACAGGGTTTGGACTTTGCGCTATGCAAGGGTGGCGTATGTCGATGGAGGATGCACATGTCGTTCAGCTAAATATTGCCGGTAAGAATGTTAAAGATCACATAGCGTTTTACAGTATTTTTGACGGACATGGTGGGGCAAGTGTAGCACAGTTTTGTGGGGAGAAAATTGGTTCCATCTTACAAAAGCAACCGACATTCGATAAAGGTCAATTGGGACAGTCTTTAATTGATACTTACTTGACGGCAGATGAAGATCTCCTTAAGGATCCTGTCTTGAGAAATGATTACAGTGGTTGTACCGCTACATCCATCCTGGTTTCTCAAGAGCAACAGTTAGTAGTATGTGCGAATGCAGGTGATTCAAGAACCGTTCTATCAACTGATGGTAGAGCTAAAGCTTTATCCTATGATCATAAACCTACGTTGGCTAGTGAAAGGTCAAGAATTGTAGCTGCAAAGGGGTTTGTGGAAATGGATAGAGTCAATGGTAATTTAGCACTATCCAGAGCCATCGGTGATTTTGAGTTTAAATCCAATCAGGAATTGCCACCACAGGAGCAAATTGTCACGGCTTTCCCTGATATTATGGAACATAAGTTAAATTACGATAAGGATGAATTTGTCATTTTGGCTTGTGATGGTATCTGGGATTGTCTTTCGTCGCAAGAGTGTGTGGATTTAGTACATTATGGTATCAATCAGAAAAAATATTCATTGAATGACATTTCATCACGCATTATTGATGTGTGTTGTTCACCAACAACAGAGGGTACAGGTATTGGTTGTGACAACATGAGTATTACTATCGTTGCATTGCTAAAACCTGGTGAAAACTTGGGGAAATGGTTTGAACGTATAAGGTCCAAGAAACACCAAACACCTGTTTCATTTGAAAGCAAAAGAAGATCGATTTTCACATATTATCAATTCCCCAAGGAAGACGCAAACGTTTTCGAGGTGACGACGAAACGTCCGCAAGATAGATTTACTCAGGAAAGCGTCCAAGATTTAGGCGAAGATAACATGGAAATTGACGATGAATCAAATGAAGTAAAGAGACAAGCCGctagtagtagtggtgAAAGTGGTGGCAATGGACCTGTAGATCTGTTTTCATTAGAAGCTCTTTTGGGTGCTGGTGGTATCCAAATTTCTCAAGGACCTAACAATGTCTCTTATATCCATGGTTCAGCTCTATCAGATATGTTGTCGTCGTTGAGCAATGCTGCAGCTGGTGAAATGGTGCCTGAAGACGAGGAAGATGAGAGTAACAATGATAAGGGCGCTAGAAACGAAGATTCAAAGGATAAGAAAGACGACGAAAGTGGCGGcaaaaagattgaagagGTCAAAGAATAG
- the TRP2 gene encoding anthranilate synthase TRP2 (highly similar to uniprot|P00899 Saccharomyces cerevisiae YER090W TRP2 anthranilate synthase Component I), whose protein sequence is MPSITIQPEIDTLKELRSQNDDSVNMYPVYAFLPSLDLTPHVAYLKLSHLNDPKRSESFLLESATGDELGRYSFIGISPHKIIKTGPTEGLEVDPLIILEQEMSHHKLAENIPGLPKLSGGAVGYISYDCIRYFEPRTNRPLKDVLKVPEAYLMMCNTIIAFDHVFQRIQIIHNIDTRETSLEEGFQAASGLITDIAKVLADTQSPIPYPEQPPIKLNQTFTSNVGQKGYENHVSTLKKHIKCGDIFQAVPSQRVARPTSLHPFNVYRQLRTVNPSPYLFYIDCLDFQIIGASPELLCQSDKKNKVITHPIAGTVKRGATIEEDDQLSDQLSGSLKDRAEHIMLVDLARNDINRICQPTTTKVDKLLTVQRFSHVQHLVSQVSGTLRPEKNRFDAFRSVFPAGTVSGAPKVRAMELVGELEGEKRAIYAGAVGNWSYDGKTMDTCIALRTMVYKDNICYLQAGGGIVYDSDEYEEYIETMNKMMANNATVVKAEEYWARKVGTI, encoded by the coding sequence ATGCCAAGCATTACAATTCAACCAGAAATTGATACGCTCAAAGAATTACGCTCTCAAAATGACGACTCTGTCAACATGTACCCGGTATATGCGTTTTTACCATCATTAGATTTAACACCACATGTTGCATATTTGAAGCTTTCACACTTGAATGACCCTAAAAGAAGTGAATCCTTTCTGTTGGAAAGTGCTACTGGTGATGAACTGGGTAGATATTCATTTATCGGGATTTCACCACATAAAATCATTAAAACTGGACCAACAGAAGGCTTGGAAGTGGATCCTTTGATCATCTTAGAGCAGGAAATGTCTCATCACAAACTAGCAGAAAATATTCCGGGATTACCTAAACTAAGTGGTGGAGCTGTGGGGTATATCTCGTACGATTGTATTCGTTATTTTGAACCAAGGACCAACAGGCCTTTAAAAGATGTTTTAAAAGTACCAGAGGCATATTTGATGATGTGCAATACAATTATTGCATTTGACCATGTCTTccaaagaattcaaattatTCACAACATCGACACTAGGGAAActtctttggaagaaggATTTCAAGCTGCGTCGGGTCTAATAACAGACATCGCGAAAGTCTTGGCAGATACCCAGTCACCAATTCCATATCCTGAACAACCCCCAATTAAATTAAACCAAACTTTTACCTCTAACGTGGGTCAAAAAGGTTATGAAAATCACGTTTCCACGTTGAAGAAGCATATCAAATGTGGTGATATTTTCCAAGCAGTGCCATCGCAGAGAGTCGCAAGACCCACCTCATTGCATCCATTCAATGTCTACAGACAACTAAGAACCGTGAATCCATCGCCTTATCTGTTTTACATCGATTGTCTCgatttccaaattattgGTGCATCTCCGGAATTACTATGCCAATctgacaaaaaaaataaggTTATAACGCATCCAATTGCAGGTACTGTTAAAAGAGGTGCTACCATTGAAGAGGATGACCAGTTATCGGACCAATTGAGTGGTTCATTGAAGGATCGCGCTGAACACATTATGTTAGTTGATTTGGCCAGAAACGATATCAACCGTATTTGCCAACCTACCACAACTAAAGTGGATAAACTTCTCACAGTACAACGGTTTTCTCACGTACAGCATTTGGTCTCGCAAGTTAGCGGTACGCTAAGACctgaaaaaaatagatTCGATGCATTCAGATCTGTGTTTCCCGCAGGTACTGTTAGCGGTGCCCCCAAGGTGAGAGCTATGGAGCTAGTTGGCGAATTGGAAGGTGAAAAACGTGCTATCTACGCCGGTGCCGTTGGTAACTGGTCTTACGATGGTAAAACTATGGATACCTGTATTGCCCTAAGAACTATGGTTTACAAGGATAACATCTGTTACTTGCaagctggtggtggtataGTTTACGATTCTGACGAATATGAAGAGTACATTGAAACTATGAACAAGATGATGGCTAATAACGCTACCGTTGTTAAAGCTGAAGAATATTGGGCCCGTAAAGTTGGCACCATTTGA
- the PTH2 gene encoding aminoacyl-tRNA hydrolase (similar to uniprot|P34222 Saccharomyces cerevisiae YBL057C PTH2 mitochondrially-localized peptidyl-tRNA hydrolase): MLTETMNHLNANFSVYFAVAAASLAAGYYLGQILPSASKKEHVQEILRQCKQRAESEDDDIEESDEEEEEEDSDEDYEIDSVSLNDVPGEVRMALVIRQDLGMQKGKTAAQCAHAALGCFRMIACDPNRKSYNPSMVNRWLRGGQAKITLKCPDESTMDELYALAIALGVNACVIHDAGRTQIAAGSATVLGLGPAPKAVLDQITGELKLY, translated from the coding sequence ATGTTAACCGAAACAATGAATCACCTCaatgccaatttttcagtttaTTTCGCAGTCGCAGCTGCTTCATTGGCTGCAGGTTACTACTTAGGTCAAATACTGCCTTCTGCTTCCAAGAAGGAACATGTACAAGAGATTTTAAGACAATGCAAACAAAGAgcagaatctgaagatgatgacattgaagaatctgatgaggaggaggaagaggaagattCGGACGAAGACTATGAGATTGATTCCGTTAGTTTAAATGACGTTCCCGGTGAAGTTAGAATGGCATTGGTTATTAGACAAGATTTAGGAATGCAAAAAGGTAAAACGGCGGCCCAGTGTGCTCATGCAGCATTGGGATGTTTTCGTATGATTGCGTGTGATCCAAACCGCAAATCTTATAACCCATCCATGGTCAACAGATGGTTAAGGGGAGGTCAAGCAAAGATTACTCTCAAATGCCCCGACGAGAGCACCATGGATGAGTTATACGCCTTAGCAATTGCATTGGGGGTCAATGCCTGCGTCATACATGATGCCGGTAGAACTCAAATCGCTGCCGGCAGTGCAACTGTCTTGGGGTTGGGACCTGCCCCCAAGGCGGTACTGGATCAAATAACCGGTGAGTTGAAACTATActga